The DNA window CCGTCCCAGGTCGCGCGCAGGGCTACGATGACCGGCACTTCCGGGAAGAACCGCATGTTCTCGAGGGCCTCCCGCTGCAGCGACCTCATGTTGTCGATCATCTCGCGGACCGCGGCGGGCGGTGCGCTCCCGCGCTGCGTGATCGTGCGGTTGCTCTCGGCCTCGAGTTGCCGTTCGCGCTCCTCCCGTTCCATCTCCTCCGTCACGGCCAGCGGCCGGATCGGCCGGCGCAGGATGCGCGAGATTGCGCCCGACGGATCGGTGAGCTTGACGGCCCAGGCCGACGAGTCCGAGAACGCGACCCCGCCCGCGGGCAGTGCGTCGAACAGGAGGTCCGGTTCGAACCCCCATTCCTCGTCGATCATGTCTTCGAGGTCGCCGCTCCGCGGGCCATCGTCCTCGACCGGCGCCCAGGCCTCCGCGAGCACGTGATCCTCGACGTCCTCCTGGGACATGTCGACGCGCTGGATCGTGCGTCCGCTGCGGCCGATCAGCGTGCGAGCGCCCGTCCGCTCGGGTCGGAGGTTCGGGCGGCGCGCCATGGCGAACCCCATTCCCCCACCGCCCTCTCTCACCATGCGCTCGAACTCGCCGCCAGGACTGAACACGTGGTATCCCGCGTGCAGCATGTCCTCGACCAGGACTTGCCCGTCCTCCCACACTACGAGTTGCGTCGCCGCCCGGAACTCGCCCGGGCCGTCGCCGGCGCGGCCGAACTCGCGCACGAAACGTCCCGCCGCATCCACCACGACGACGCGCGCGCTGGACTCCATCCGGGTCCCGTCCAGGAGGTAGAGGTTGCTCGCGCCGTCGAAGGCGACGCCCGAGATGGACGTGAACTCCTGCCACTGGGCCGCCGCGGCGGCGGATCCGATCGCGTACACCAGCTCGAGGTCCGGCGAGACGGCACGATCCTCGCCGGGAAGGTCGACCATCTCCTGGGCGTGCAGGCCGGCGCCCCCGAGCGCCGCCATCCACCCGGCCGCGAGCACCGCCATCCACCCGGCGGCCAACCCTGTCGCGACCGCCGACGCGAACTGCGGTCCACGGCTGGCGTTCCGTCGTGACATTCGCCTCATCCTGGCAGCCCCCTGCGGCATCTTGGCAGCCCTCCGCCGCGGCTTAGGTTTGTTCGAGTGTGGGCGCGGCGCCCGGCCCCATCTCAACCGGGCGATTCCGCGCCAGCTACTATGGAGGTAGTAGATATGATTCGCAAGCGCTCTTCCGGCCTGGTCTCCGGCCCGTCGATCCCCCTGATCGCTCGGATCCCCCTGCTCTCGCTCGTCGCGCTCGCCGCTTCGCTTTCGTGGGTCGCCTGCGGAGGAGGAGAGGCGGCGTACGACGAACCCGCGGGGGGCGCTGAGGCCGCGGCCGCCGACGCGCCGTCGCAGTTCGAGACGACCGAGGTCGCCGAAGGCGTCTACCAGTTCCGCTGGGGCGGACACAACGGCCTGTTCGTCGTGACCTCGGAGGGGGGCTTCGCCTTCGATCCGATCTCCGTCGAGGCGGCCGCCACCTACGCGGAGGAGATTCGCCGGGTCGCGCCGGGAGTCGAACTCGCGGCCATCGTCTACAGCCACCACCATGCGGACCACTCGACGGGCGCCGAGGTGCTGCGCGAGGCGTTCGAGGCCGACGTCCCCATCTACGCGCACCGGAACGCGGAGGCGCCGCTCAGGGAGGCCGCGAACCCCGACCTCCCCCCGCCCACGGACACCTTCGACGAGACGATGACGCTCGCGGACGGCGAGATCGAACTCCACTA is part of the Candidatus Palauibacter australiensis genome and encodes:
- a CDS encoding MBL fold metallo-hydrolase, which encodes MIRKRSSGLVSGPSIPLIARIPLLSLVALAASLSWVACGGGEAAYDEPAGGAEAAAADAPSQFETTEVAEGVYQFRWGGHNGLFVVTSEGGFAFDPISVEAAATYAEEIRRVAPGVELAAIVYSHHHADHSTGAEVLREAFEADVPIYAHRNAEAPLREAANPDLPPPTDTFDETMTLADGEIELHYLGRSNGDDIAVGFLPAHSLAFAVDFVARDRFGYQDLAGFHFPDQFDAIEGLLDIPFETIVFGHGPPGDRAAVERQLTYYRDLDAAVRTAVEAGLSEDETAETVLMEDYSHWDRYDDWRELNVRGMHRKLLAAGAGD